CTCAAATCGGTAATGGATATCTACGAAAGCAACACCCACGGCACCTGACACGGGCAGGCGCCAGCCTGACCCCGTTTTCCTGCGAGCAATTAGGAATACTATCCCCGGAATTAGCAGTTTAAAACGTCGCCCGTTTCCTGCGGCTCATACGCGGTTCGTGGCAGGTAGATTTGGACCGTGGTACCCATGTCGATCTGTGATTCGATTTCGATGGTCCCGCCGTGCTCGGTGACGATGGACTGACAGAGGGTGAGGCCCAGACCGGTTCCGCGATCGACCGACTTTGTGGTGTAGAACGGATCGAATTTGTGCCTCTGCGCCTCCTCGTCCATGCCACATCCGTTGTCACGGATGGTCAGGCGCAATCCATCGTTCTCGGCGTAGGTGGATATGGCAATCACCGGCACCCGGCTAGTGACCCCTTCCACCGCGTCAGCCGCATTGACCAGCATGCTCATAATGACCTGGATCAATTGTTCTTCGTTGCCCTCCACCGCCGGCAACTCACTGTCCAGTTCCAGTGCGCACCCGACCTTCAGCAGCCGCTTGTCGTAACGCATGAGCCGATAGGTGGTGCGGATCAGCTGATTTAGATCGAGCAGTTCACGCTCTCTCGAGGGGCTGCTGGAAAAGTCCGATACATCCCGAACGATTGCAACGATGCGTTCCAGGTACTGCAGGACGGCATCGCAGCTGGTGCGCAGTTGCTCGTGATCGAAGGTGCAGGATGCTTCATTTTCCCGCATGTCGCGCACCAATTCGGCAATTCCCGCCACGGGATTACCGATTTCGTGAACGATACCGGCGGCCAGGGTACCGATGGCGGCAGTTTTCTCCTGGTGGATGTATTTTTCGCGCTCGATCTCGCTCTGGCGCTCACGCTCCTCGAGTTCGACCGCCATACGCTCCAGGGCCTCGGAGAGTTTCCCGACCTCGTCACCGCGCCGGGGCAGACCGCCGCCGGGCGAGTCGATGGGCGGGTTCTCGCGCTTGACTATGGCTGCCGTCTGAACCTCCAGGGTTTTCAGGTCACGGCTGATCGCCTTGAGAAAGCGACCACTGGTGATTCCGATCGCCATCAATCCCAGAACACCGATCACCAGTGCCGCGAACGCCACACTGTCACTGTGGCTGCGGAATCCATCCACAAGGTTACTCTGCTGTTGGCGAGCCTTATCGATTCGGTGGCCCAGCATCTTCTCCGCGTCCTGAAGTTTATAGCGCAGCGCGGATACGCTCGCCAACGTCGGGTTGATGTAGGCCTCGTCCAGGGCCCGCTGAAGCGAGAGCAGGGTCGTCTCGGCCCCCGGATATCGCATGGGCAAACCTTCATACAGGGAACGCACCACCGCGAGCTGATAGCGCAAGCCATCCTGTTCGATATCGTTACCGTGAACGAGAATTTGCGAGCGCAGGTTCTGCAGGGTTCGCAGGGTGGCGAGG
This window of the Gammaproteobacteria bacterium genome carries:
- a CDS encoding ATP-binding protein — translated: MLAQFGQNTRKSRAILSVSEGWHYHCKLNFQLSITGAFPEKMMSELSLQTKGMLAFTVLMIYAAGLTLFVLDQKEELIDEVEQLRSVYEREAAVSQSDLATLRTLQNLRSQILVHGNDIEQDGLRYQLAVVRSLYEGLPMRYPGAETTLLSLQRALDEAYINPTLASVSALRYKLQDAEKMLGHRIDKARQQQSNLVDGFRSHSDSVAFAALVIGVLGLMAIGITSGRFLKAISRDLKTLEVQTAAIVKRENPPIDSPGGGLPRRGDEVGKLSEALERMAVELEERERQSEIEREKYIHQEKTAAIGTLAAGIVHEIGNPVAGIAELVRDMRENEASCTFDHEQLRTSCDAVLQYLERIVAIVRDVSDFSSSPSRERELLDLNQLIRTTYRLMRYDKRLLKVGCALELDSELPAVEGNEEQLIQVIMSMLVNAADAVEGVTSRVPVIAISTYAENDGLRLTIRDNGCGMDEEAQRHKFDPFYTTKSVDRGTGLGLTLCQSIVTEHGGTIEIESQIDMGTTVQIYLPRTAYEPQETGDVLNC